A genomic stretch from Scatophagus argus isolate fScaArg1 chromosome 19, fScaArg1.pri, whole genome shotgun sequence includes:
- the lrp11 gene encoding low-density lipoprotein receptor-related protein 11 — MALPQHPRLLLACVVLLGAARRIDTRSSPISDLKSKISGVEELLEEFHKQLQQDQAYKVGDVIDSCVGDFNAAGERIIRAKASIEQGATFLLAPDTVYTWKDCLHACCSQPHCTVAVVQEDPRQPGESLSCYLFNCTYRNRNVCSFALQQGFTTYSRATNTTQGHLPVSPSGSARMPGEGQPDEDDPQEVDEPPRSDAGQDVVIQLPTDWAVLDGRDSVDDHRISHYEWTLIRGDTAINMKATHPGLLKISGLQEGVYTFQMTVTDTAGQKSSDNVSVTVLAPKHQAEVCTGRCSNYQFKCDDGCCIDITYACDGKQHCPDRSDEDFCPNFDSSRKSVAHRPVVQTEEDGDASMLHTGPRKTIENIMPAQDRSKAAPPQSPRQPEAPVSQDPCAAAPVVGPCKGTFPRWYYDQNAGECKHFLYGGCQGNHNNFLQESDCVSECIQKSPAFKPASAAPPTTKQTDIAAPKVSQSQAESNSPVSKPFPVMGGHPVPESGAILPLALGLIITALLLLMIGCRLKLVRHKLKKARPLTTEESDYLINGMYL, encoded by the exons ATGGCTCTTCCTCAGCATCCCCGGCTGCTGCTCGcctgtgttgtgctgctgggTGCAGCCCGACGTATCGACACTCGGTCCTCACCAATATCGGACTTAAAATCCAAAATATCAGGGGTAGAAGAGCTGTTGGAGGAATTCCACAAGCAGCTCCAGCAGGACCAGGCGTACAAGGTGGGCGATGTGATTGACTCTTGTGTGGGCGACTTCAACGCCGCCGGGGAGCGCATCATCCGGGCCAAGGCCTCCATCGAGCAGGGGGCCACCTTCCTGTTGGCCCCGGACACGGTGTACACCTGGAAGGACTGCCTGCACGCCTGCTGCTCCCAGCCTCACTGCACCGTGGCGGTGGTCCAGGAGGACCCGAGGCAGCCCGGGGAGAGTCTCAGCTGCTACCTGTTCAACTGCACCTACAGGAACAGAAACGTCTGCTCCTTCGCACTGCAGCAGGGCTTCACCACATACAGCCGGGCTACCAACACAACGCAGGGACACCTCCCTGTTTCACCGAGCGGCTCGGCCAGGATGCCCGGGGAAGGACAACCTGATGAGGACGATCCACAAG AGGTGGATGAGCCTCCTCGCAGTGACGCTGGACAGGATGTGGTGATCCAGTTGCCCACAGACTGGGCTGTCCTGGATGGACGGGACAGTGTGGACGACCACAGGATCAGCCACTATGAATGGACTCTCATCAGGGGGGACACAGCCATCAACATGAAG GCGACTCATCCGGGGCTGCTGAAGATCAGCGGACTGCAGGAGGGCGTCTACACCTTTCAGATGACTGTCACCGACACAGCTGGCCAGAAGAGCTCTGACAATGTCTCTGTTACTGTGCTGGCTCCAAAACACCAAGCAGAAG TGTGTACAGGTCGCTGTTCAAACTACCAGTTCAAGTGTGATGACGGCTGCTGTATTGACATCACTTACGCCTGTGATGGGAAGCAACACTGTCCAGACCGCTCTGATGAAGACTTCTGCCCGAACT tcgacagcagcaggaagtcagtgGCTCATCGACCTGTAGTCCAGACAGAGGAGGATGGGGATGCCTCCATGCTCCACACTGGGCCCAGAAAGACCATAGAGAACATCATGCCAGCTCAGGACAGGAGCAAGGCTGCCCCTCCACAAAGTCCCAGGCAACCGGAGGCTCCAGTCAGTCAAG ATCCATGTGCTGCAGCTCCAGTTGTGGGACCCTGTAAAGGCACCTTCCCACGCTGGTACTATGACCAAAATGCAGGGGAATGCAAACACTTCCTGTACGGCGGTTGCCAGGGCAACCATAACAACTTCCTCCAGGAGTCTGACTGTGTCAGCGAATGTATACAAAAAA GTCCAGCTTTCAAACCAGCATCTGCGGCTCCTCCGACCACCAAACAGACTGACATAG CTGCTCCTAAAGTTTCTCAGAGCCAAGCAGAGAGCAACAGCCCCGTCTCCAAACCGTTTCCAGTAATGGGAGGGCATCCAGTACCAGAGTCTG gTGCAATCCTTCCTCTGGCTCTCGGCCTCATCatcacagctctgctgctgctcatgaTCGGCTGCCGTCTCAAACTTGTTCGTCACAAGCTGAAGAAAGCCCGGCCCCTCACCACAGAGGAGTCAGATTACCTCATCAACGGCATGTACCTGTAG